The window TTTGTCGAAACCAATGTTTCCGGAAATCGGCGGTATTATACAAGGCCTTGTTTAACCGCATAATGGGTGAACTGCGAGTTATTCTCCATGCCCATTTTGGCCAGGGCACGGGACCGGTTGGTGCTGATGGTTTTAACGCTCAGACACATCTCTTCAGCGATCTGTGATACGGTCTTTCCTGCAGCAATCATGACCATGACCTGGTATTCCCGGTCTGAAAGATTTTCATGAAGTTCGCATTCAGATTTTTTCTCCAGATACTCCGCCATTTTTTCCGACAGTGAAGCGCTGATATATTTACCACCGCGAGCCACTTTCCGAATGGCTTCAACCAATTGTTCAGGCGCACTGTCTTTGGTCAGGTATCCGGATACGCCGGCTTTGATGGTCCGGATGGCATACTGCTCTTCCGGGTAAATGCTGAGCATCAGAATCGGCAAATCCGGCTTTTCTTTTTTTATCTGTTTCAATGTATCCAGACCGTTTCCGTCAGGCATGCTGATATCCAGCAGAACCACATCCCACTCCCCTTCGCGTATCATGTCCAGCGCCTGGGCTCCTCCGGAAGCCTCGCCGGCTACGGTCATGTCCGGATTATTGGACAAAATCTGTTTGAGTCCTTTGCGCACAATGGCATGATCATCTGCAATCAAAATTTTCAGCATTTATGTATCTCCCTTTGGAATCCATGCGCTAAGGGTTGTGCCCTGCTCCCTTTGACCATCAATTTCAAGTTCTCCTCCTAAGCGTTTAACCCGCTCATGCATACCAATAACACCAAAAGACCGGGTATCCATAATCTGGGATTTTGTAATGCCGATGCCGTTGTCATGAACTTCCATCACAAGCGTATCCGATGTCTCCCACAAACCGGCCTTAACCTGTGTCGCACCGGCATGACGGGCAATATTTGTCAAGGCTTCCTGAAAAACGCGGAAGAGAGCCACGGCCTTGTCCTGTCTGGGAACAATATTTTCCGGATGTGAAAAAAAATGGGAGGAA is drawn from uncultured Desulfobacter sp. and contains these coding sequences:
- a CDS encoding response regulator transcription factor, encoding MLKILIADDHAIVRKGLKQILSNNPDMTVAGEASGGAQALDMIREGEWDVVLLDISMPDGNGLDTLKQIKKEKPDLPILMLSIYPEEQYAIRTIKAGVSGYLTKDSAPEQLVEAIRKVARGGKYISASLSEKMAEYLEKKSECELHENLSDREYQVMVMIAAGKTVSQIAEEMCLSVKTISTNRSRALAKMGMENNSQFTHYAVKQGLV